A part of Desulfuromonas sp. genomic DNA contains:
- a CDS encoding extracellular solute-binding protein, translating to MKWKILLLFTVMAGFAFVGHVIKQRTFNAKSTIVVLGEDSSNLRAYGSLTEEFTSKTGIELKFEGATFEQSVQKADADFRNGKGNYDIVLQYNFSLAPYVRNNYVVDIENVFSHKVLEDLLVNEKMFQNALRETSYYYSNPQDTKSIPKQFGFPFAANTMLLVYNKDLFEDADIRRKYRDATGKTLAPPSEWSDYFTIAEFFANVQPGLKGVCMQGAADGWLYYELANYLFGMGTGTSTKRNGWEEEAPLTISTKKNEEVLRYVKRLRATSSGDFFTIGASQQQEIMLQGKTAMALMWSDYVQPLSGNSETSRFGFSPIPGRVSGLAGGAFYINRNSRHLDAASQFMLFVLAPENQKRLIEKGLCSAMKTAYTDEIIASVPYARALRDSLDRGVFMFEAGSDAEIINSALTTYVQKYIRGEISEAEALSQAEREVLAKRVQEY from the coding sequence ATGAAATGGAAAATCCTTTTATTGTTCACCGTAATGGCTGGCTTTGCATTTGTTGGCCATGTAATTAAACAGAGAACTTTTAACGCTAAGAGTACCATCGTTGTCTTAGGGGAAGATTCTTCGAACCTTCGGGCATACGGTTCGTTGACTGAAGAATTCACTTCAAAAACTGGCATTGAATTGAAATTTGAAGGTGCAACATTTGAGCAATCGGTGCAAAAAGCTGATGCAGACTTTCGCAACGGCAAGGGCAATTATGATATTGTTTTACAATACAATTTTAGTTTAGCACCATATGTTCGAAATAATTACGTTGTTGATATTGAGAACGTTTTTTCACATAAAGTTCTGGAAGATCTACTGGTAAACGAAAAAATGTTTCAAAATGCTCTTCGCGAAACGAGCTACTATTATAGTAACCCACAAGACACGAAATCCATTCCGAAACAGTTTGGTTTTCCGTTCGCAGCAAATACGATGCTCCTAGTTTACAATAAGGATCTGTTCGAGGATGCTGACATCCGCCGTAAATATAGAGATGCGACAGGGAAGACGTTGGCTCCGCCATCCGAGTGGAGCGACTATTTTACCATTGCCGAGTTTTTCGCCAACGTGCAGCCTGGTTTGAAGGGTGTTTGCATGCAGGGTGCAGCCGATGGTTGGCTATATTACGAACTAGCTAATTATCTGTTTGGAATGGGGACCGGTACATCCACAAAGCGTAATGGATGGGAGGAGGAGGCACCTCTCACTATTTCTACCAAGAAAAATGAAGAAGTATTGCGATACGTCAAGCGTCTCCGTGCAACCTCCTCAGGGGATTTCTTCACCATTGGCGCTTCGCAACAGCAGGAAATCATGCTTCAAGGCAAGACGGCGATGGCTCTAATGTGGAGCGACTATGTTCAACCGCTTTCTGGTAATTCGGAAACATCACGCTTTGGGTTTTCTCCGATTCCAGGGCGTGTTTCTGGCTTAGCTGGCGGAGCGTTTTATATCAATCGAAACTCCCGGCATTTGGACGCAGCGTCACAGTTTATGTTGTTCGTCTTGGCCCCTGAGAACCAAAAGAGGCTGATTGAAAAAGGCCTCTGCTCGGCAATGAAAACAGCCTATACTGATGAAATTATTGCTAGTGTGCCCTACGCACGTGCCTTACGGGATTCTCTGGACAGAGGTGTGTTCATGTTTGAGGCCGGTAGTGATGCAGAAATCATTAATAGCGCGCTCACGACCTACGTTCAGAAGTACATTCGTGGTGAAATCTCTGAGGCTGAGGCGTTGAGCCAGGCAGAGCGGGAAGTCCTTGCCAAGAGGGTGCAGGAATATTGA